A single region of the Pseudomonas mandelii genome encodes:
- a CDS encoding LLM class flavin-dependent oxidoreductase — MKRLSDIKFSTLDLVPVRENGSAAQSLRNSLDLAQHVEKLGYTRFWVAEHHNMDGIASSATSVLLGYLAGGTSTIRVGSGGVMLPNHAPLVIAEQFGTLESLYPGRIDLGLGRAPGSDQMTARALRRERSGSADEFPEDVTELMRYLGPRTPDQRIIAMPGTGTNVPVWLLGSSLFSAQLAGERGLPYAFASHFAPRFMHEAIRVYRNHFKPSAVLDKPYVMLGVPLVAADTDEQADYLATSVYQRILALMRGQSLVQRPPVKTMDGLWLPHEKEAVGDFLGLAMVGSPQKIRAKLEVLIEQTQADELIFTCDLYEHADRVHSYELLAQVMKG; from the coding sequence ATGAAACGACTGTCCGATATCAAGTTTTCGACCCTTGATCTGGTGCCCGTGCGCGAGAACGGCAGCGCGGCCCAGTCGCTGCGTAATTCCCTGGACCTGGCGCAGCATGTCGAAAAATTAGGCTATACCCGCTTCTGGGTCGCCGAACACCACAACATGGACGGCATCGCCAGTTCGGCCACCTCGGTATTGCTCGGCTACCTGGCCGGTGGCACGTCGACCATTCGTGTCGGCTCCGGCGGCGTGATGCTGCCCAACCACGCGCCGCTGGTGATCGCGGAGCAATTCGGCACACTCGAAAGCCTGTATCCAGGCCGGATAGATCTGGGTTTGGGGCGCGCCCCCGGTTCCGATCAAATGACCGCACGCGCCCTGCGTCGCGAGCGTTCCGGCAGCGCCGACGAGTTTCCGGAAGATGTTACGGAGCTGATGCGATATCTCGGCCCACGCACGCCTGACCAACGAATCATCGCCATGCCGGGCACCGGCACCAATGTCCCTGTCTGGTTGCTGGGCTCCAGCCTGTTCAGTGCACAATTGGCCGGTGAGCGCGGTTTGCCCTACGCCTTCGCCTCGCATTTCGCACCGCGCTTCATGCACGAGGCGATTCGCGTCTACCGTAATCACTTCAAGCCTTCGGCGGTGCTGGATAAGCCGTATGTGATGCTCGGTGTGCCGCTGGTCGCCGCTGACACTGACGAGCAGGCGGATTACCTGGCGACATCGGTCTATCAGCGCATCCTGGCGTTGATGCGTGGCCAAAGCCTGGTGCAGCGTCCGCCGGTGAAAACCATGGATGGCCTGTGGCTGCCACATGAGAAGGAAGCCGTCGGCGATTTCCTCGGGCTGGCGATGGTGGGCAGCCCGCAGAAGATCCGCGCCAAGCTTGAAGTGCTGATCGAGCAGACTCAGGCGGACGAGCTGATTTTCACCTGCGACCTTTACGAACATGCGGATCGGGTGCATTCCTATGAGCTGCTGGCGCAGGTCATGAAGGGCTGA
- the trpA gene encoding tryptophan synthase subunit alpha — protein sequence MSRLQTRFAELKEQNRAALVTFVTAGDPSYDTSLAILKGLPGAGADVIELGMPFTDPMADGPAIQLANIRALGAKQNLAKTLQMVREFREGNTETPLVLMGYFNPIHMYGVPRFIADAKEAGVDGLIVVDLPPEHNGELCEPAQAAGLDFIRLTTPTTDDVRLPTVLNGSSGFVYYVSVAGVTGAGAATLEHVEEAVARLRRHTDLPISIGFGIRTPEQAASIARLADGVVVGSALIDHIANASTPAQAVDGVLSLCSALAEGVRKARVS from the coding sequence ATGAGCCGCCTGCAAACGCGCTTTGCCGAACTCAAGGAACAGAATCGCGCCGCCCTGGTGACCTTCGTCACCGCTGGCGACCCGAGCTATGACACGTCCCTGGCGATCCTCAAAGGCTTGCCCGGTGCGGGTGCCGATGTGATCGAGTTGGGCATGCCCTTCACCGATCCAATGGCCGATGGCCCGGCCATCCAGTTGGCCAACATCCGCGCCCTTGGCGCCAAGCAGAACCTGGCGAAAACCCTGCAAATGGTTCGCGAGTTCCGTGAAGGCAATACCGAGACGCCGCTGGTGCTGATGGGGTATTTCAACCCGATCCACATGTACGGCGTGCCGCGCTTCATCGCCGACGCCAAGGAGGCCGGTGTTGATGGTTTGATCGTGGTCGACCTGCCGCCGGAGCATAACGGTGAGCTGTGCGAGCCGGCGCAGGCCGCCGGACTGGATTTCATCCGCCTGACCACGCCGACAACCGACGATGTGCGCCTGCCGACCGTTCTGAACGGCAGCTCTGGCTTCGTCTACTACGTGTCGGTTGCCGGTGTGACCGGGGCGGGCGCGGCGACGCTGGAACACGTTGAAGAAGCGGTTGCTCGTCTGCGTCGCCACACCGACCTGCCGATCAGTATCGGTTTCGGCATTCGTACACCGGAGCAAGCGGCGTCCATCGCGCGTCTGGCCGATGGTGTGGTGGTGGGTTCGGCATTGATCGACCACATCGCCAATGCCTCAACGCCGGCGCAGGCGGTTGATGGCGTGCTGAGCCTTTGCTCGGCGTTGGCTGAAGGCGTGCGTAAGGCCCGCGTCAGCTGA
- a CDS encoding OsmC family protein codes for MAITKKASAHWEGDLKTGIGSISTETGVLREAPYGFKARFEGGKGTNPEELIGAAHAGCFSMAFSMILGDAGLKADSIDTNAEVTLDQVDGGFAITAVKLILKAKIPGATQAQFEELSNKAKEGCPVSKVLNAKISLDATLVS; via the coding sequence ATGGCTATTACGAAGAAAGCATCGGCTCATTGGGAAGGCGATCTGAAAACCGGCATCGGCTCGATCTCTACTGAAACCGGTGTACTCAGAGAAGCGCCCTACGGCTTCAAGGCTCGTTTCGAAGGCGGCAAAGGCACCAATCCGGAAGAGCTGATCGGCGCGGCGCATGCGGGATGTTTCTCGATGGCGTTTTCGATGATCCTGGGTGATGCCGGGCTCAAGGCTGACAGCATCGATACCAATGCTGAAGTGACCCTGGATCAAGTCGACGGTGGTTTTGCGATCACTGCGGTGAAATTGATCCTCAAGGCGAAAATCCCCGGGGCGACTCAGGCGCAGTTCGAGGAGCTGAGCAACAAGGCCAAAGAAGGCTGCCCGGTGTCCAAAGTGCTGAATGCGAAAATCAGCCTGGATGCGACGTTGGTCAGCTGA
- a CDS encoding DUF883 family protein encodes MANTSLRKASLQSMEAEIESLLKSLENLKDDASDESRKTLKALKGNAENALKHSRHLLSDAYEEVKVKTRETGIATRDYAQEHPWTTAGVAVGALGLLAAYLLFKRGD; translated from the coding sequence ATGGCCAACACCTCTTTACGTAAAGCCTCATTGCAAAGCATGGAAGCCGAGATCGAGAGTCTGCTGAAATCTTTGGAAAATCTGAAAGACGACGCCTCGGACGAGTCGCGTAAAACCCTCAAAGCGCTGAAAGGCAACGCCGAGAACGCGCTGAAACATTCGCGCCATCTGCTCAGCGATGCGTATGAAGAAGTCAAAGTCAAAACCCGCGAAACCGGGATTGCCACTCGGGACTACGCCCAGGAACACCCTTGGACTACTGCGGGCGTCGCTGTCGGCGCACTGGGTCTGCTTGCGGCTTATCTGCTGTTCAAGCGCGGCGACTGA
- a CDS encoding DUF1161 domain-containing protein, producing the protein MKYFILAVGLLSLAGTAFADGKSCEELKAEIAAKLDVKGVAGYSLEIVDKGAEAGGTVVGTCEKGTKAIVYKKD; encoded by the coding sequence ATGAAGTATTTTATTTTAGCGGTAGGTTTGTTGAGCCTTGCAGGAACAGCCTTTGCTGACGGCAAATCGTGCGAAGAGCTGAAAGCCGAAATCGCAGCAAAACTGGATGTCAAGGGCGTTGCCGGCTATTCACTGGAAATCGTCGATAAAGGCGCTGAGGCCGGCGGAACAGTCGTCGGTACCTGTGAAAAGGGCACCAAGGCAATCGTCTACAAGAAAGACTGA
- a CDS encoding PA0061/PA0062 family lipoprotein: MRRLMLLLAAGVVAGCQSPLPAVNPQMAWIDFSTPFPNDRLLMAERLDKQRLRDGRFFQVTPGSHELVVRFDFEVPGGGGMNMMNTPTERLCYLTVKYDHFEAGQRYVLEGRSIAFTPSARLFNAKREIVAEDRQTYCVP; this comes from the coding sequence ATGCGCAGATTGATGCTGTTGCTCGCGGCAGGCGTGGTTGCCGGCTGCCAGAGTCCGTTACCGGCGGTAAATCCGCAGATGGCCTGGATCGACTTCTCGACGCCATTCCCCAACGACAGGTTGCTGATGGCAGAGCGACTGGACAAACAGCGATTGCGTGACGGGCGCTTTTTCCAGGTGACGCCCGGCAGCCATGAGCTGGTCGTCAGGTTCGACTTTGAGGTGCCCGGTGGTGGGGGCATGAACATGATGAACACCCCCACGGAACGGCTGTGCTACCTGACCGTCAAATACGATCATTTCGAAGCCGGCCAGCGTTATGTGCTGGAAGGCCGTTCGATCGCCTTCACCCCAAGCGCCCGATTGTTCAATGCAAAGCGGGAGATCGTCGCTGAAGATCGGCAGACCTATTGCGTCCCGTGA
- a CDS encoding aminopeptidase has protein sequence MIRPLPSLGLLDRVLRILFPGMLLLFLSGCASVSYYSQLASGQLQLLRAREPVAQVLADPSRDPMLRAHLTQSQKARTFASQQLHLPDNQSYRLYADIGRPFVVWNVFATPEFSLTAQNHCFPIAGCVAYRGYYSQSAARGEAALQRLKGMDVSIGGVEAYSTLGWFNDPILSSMMGWGDERLATLIFHELAHQRFYVKDDTEFNESFATFVEQEGTRQWRASRGLAADNGAQAQHRDQFIQLVMDTRTRLENLYALPLPADQMRQRKAAEFERLRHDYRQLRDSQWAGDKRYDAWINAPMNNARLLPFGLYDQWVPAFAALYRQEGGDWLKFYAAVEQLGALPVVERKVALKALTGS, from the coding sequence TTGATCAGGCCGCTTCCAAGCCTTGGGTTACTTGATCGCGTTTTGCGGATTTTGTTTCCGGGTATGTTGCTTTTATTCCTCAGCGGCTGCGCCAGCGTCAGCTATTACAGCCAGTTGGCCAGCGGTCAGCTGCAATTGCTGCGGGCCAGGGAGCCGGTGGCCCAGGTGCTTGCCGATCCGTCTCGCGATCCGATGCTGCGTGCGCACCTGACCCAATCGCAAAAGGCCCGGACATTCGCCAGCCAACAGCTGCATCTGCCGGATAACCAGAGCTACCGTCTGTACGCCGACATTGGCCGGCCGTTCGTGGTCTGGAACGTCTTTGCCACGCCGGAATTTTCCCTGACAGCACAAAACCATTGCTTCCCTATCGCCGGTTGCGTCGCCTATCGCGGTTACTACAGCCAGAGTGCTGCCCGCGGCGAAGCGGCCTTGCAACGCCTGAAAGGTATGGACGTGTCCATTGGCGGCGTCGAGGCCTATTCGACGCTCGGCTGGTTCAACGATCCGATTCTCAGCTCAATGATGGGTTGGGGCGACGAGCGGCTGGCAACGCTGATCTTCCACGAGCTCGCGCACCAGCGCTTTTATGTGAAGGACGACACCGAGTTCAACGAGTCCTTCGCCACCTTCGTCGAGCAGGAAGGCACCCGGCAATGGCGGGCATCACGCGGTCTGGCAGCGGACAATGGCGCGCAGGCGCAGCATCGAGACCAATTTATTCAATTGGTTATGGATACCCGCACGCGGCTTGAAAATCTCTACGCCCTGCCACTGCCCGCCGACCAGATGCGCCAACGCAAAGCGGCGGAATTCGAACGTCTGCGCCATGACTATCGACAGCTGCGCGATAGCCAATGGGCCGGGGATAAACGCTATGACGCGTGGATCAACGCGCCAATGAACAACGCCCGGTTGTTACCGTTTGGGTTGTATGACCAATGGGTGCCGGCGTTTGCGGCGCTGTACAGGCAGGAGGGTGGGGACTGGCTGAAGTTTTATGCCGCCGTCGAGCAGCTTGGTGCGTTGCCAGTGGTTGAGCGCAAGGTAGCGCTGAAGGCATTGACGGGGTCATAA
- the trpB gene encoding tryptophan synthase subunit beta encodes MTQTNLRNGPDANGLFGSFGGRYVAETLMPLVLDLAREYELAKEDPAFKEELAYFQRDYVGRPSPLYYAERLTEFCGGAKIYLKREELNHTGAHKINNCIGQILLARRMGKKRIIAETGAGMHGVATATVAARFGLDCVIYMGTTDIERQQANVFRMKLLGAEVIPVVAGTGTLKDAMNEALRDWVTNVDSTFYLIGTVAGPHPYPAMVRDFQSVIGKETRTQLQAQEGRLPDSLVACIGGGSNAMGLFHPFLDDKSVEIIGVEAAGYGIETGKHAASLNGGVPGVLHGNRTFLLQDDDGQIIDAHSISAGLDYPGIGPEHAWLHDIGRVQYTSVTDDEALDAFHKCCRLEGIIPALESAHALAEVFKRAPTLPKDHLMVVNLSGRGDKDMQTVMHHMEQSKQEKH; translated from the coding sequence ATGACCCAGACTAATCTGCGCAACGGCCCCGACGCCAACGGCCTGTTTGGCTCGTTCGGCGGCCGTTACGTCGCCGAAACCTTGATGCCGTTGGTGCTCGACCTGGCCCGTGAATACGAATTGGCCAAGGAAGATCCAGCATTCAAAGAAGAATTGGCCTACTTCCAACGGGACTACGTCGGACGTCCAAGCCCGCTGTACTACGCCGAACGCCTGACCGAATTCTGCGGCGGCGCAAAGATTTATCTGAAACGCGAAGAGCTGAACCACACCGGCGCGCACAAGATCAACAACTGCATCGGCCAGATCCTGCTGGCTCGGCGCATGGGCAAGAAACGCATCATTGCCGAGACCGGCGCCGGCATGCACGGCGTGGCGACGGCGACCGTGGCTGCACGTTTCGGCCTGGATTGCGTGATCTACATGGGCACCACCGACATCGAACGTCAACAGGCCAACGTGTTCCGCATGAAGCTGCTGGGCGCCGAAGTGATCCCGGTGGTCGCCGGGACTGGCACCCTGAAAGACGCGATGAACGAAGCGTTGCGTGACTGGGTGACCAATGTCGACAGCACCTTCTACCTCATCGGCACCGTGGCCGGCCCGCACCCTTATCCAGCGATGGTTCGCGACTTCCAGTCTGTTATCGGCAAAGAAACCCGTACTCAACTGCAAGCCCAGGAAGGTCGTCTGCCGGACAGCCTGGTGGCGTGCATCGGTGGCGGTTCCAACGCCATGGGCCTGTTTCACCCGTTCCTCGATGACAAAAGCGTCGAAATCATTGGCGTGGAAGCCGCCGGTTACGGCATTGAAACCGGTAAGCATGCCGCCAGCCTGAACGGCGGTGTTCCGGGTGTGCTGCACGGCAACCGTACTTTCCTGTTGCAGGACGACGATGGCCAGATCATCGACGCCCACTCGATCTCGGCCGGCCTCGACTATCCAGGCATCGGCCCGGAACACGCTTGGTTGCATGACATCGGCCGCGTTCAGTACACCTCGGTGACCGACGACGAAGCCCTCGATGCGTTCCACAAATGCTGCCGCCTGGAAGGGATTATTCCTGCACTGGAAAGCGCCCACGCCTTGGCCGAAGTGTTCAAGCGCGCACCGACCCTGCCCAAAGATCACCTGATGGTGGTCAACCTGTCCGGTCGTGGCGACAAAGACATGCAAACCGTGATGCACCACATGGAACAATCGAAGCAGGAGAAACACTGA
- a CDS encoding gamma carbonic anhydrase family protein, producing MTLRKYQNHTPLLGKGAFVDGSAVVIGDVEIGEDSSVWPLTVIRGDMHRIRIGARTSVQDGCVLHITHAGPFNPDGFPCLIGDDVTIAHKVMLHGCSVGNRILIGMGSIVMDGAVIEDDVIVGAGSLVPPGKRLESGFLYVGSPVKQIRPLTDKENAFFTYSAANYVKLKNLHLAEGYDQL from the coding sequence GTGACCCTTCGCAAGTATCAGAACCACACGCCGCTACTGGGTAAAGGCGCTTTTGTCGACGGCTCGGCGGTGGTGATCGGCGACGTTGAAATCGGCGAAGACAGCTCTGTCTGGCCGCTGACGGTGATCCGTGGCGACATGCACCGCATCCGTATCGGTGCGCGCACCAGCGTTCAGGATGGCTGCGTGCTGCACATCACGCATGCCGGGCCGTTCAATCCCGATGGCTTTCCCTGCTTGATCGGAGACGACGTGACCATTGCCCATAAGGTCATGCTGCATGGCTGCAGTGTAGGCAACCGGATTCTGATCGGCATGGGCAGCATCGTCATGGATGGTGCGGTGATCGAGGACGATGTGATTGTCGGCGCTGGCAGTCTGGTGCCGCCGGGCAAGCGTCTGGAAAGCGGCTTCCTGTATGTGGGCAGCCCGGTGAAACAAATCCGCCCGCTGACGGACAAGGAAAATGCCTTTTTCACCTACAGCGCGGCGAACTACGTGAAGCTCAAGAATTTGCATCTGGCTGAAGGCTACGACCAGCTCTGA
- a CDS encoding LysR family transcriptional regulator produces the protein MSHDLPPLNALRAFEATARLNSVSQAAEQLHVTHGAVSRQLKVLEEHLGVSLFIKDGRGLKLTDAGVRLRDASGEAFERLRTVCAELTQSTADAPFVLGCSGSLLARWFIPRLGRLNADLPDLRLHLSAGEGDLDPRRPGLDALLVFAEPPWPADMQVYELASERIGPVMSPRFAGYERLQAAQATALLNEPLLHTTSRPQAWPSWAQQSGLDAKALKYGQSFEHLYYLLEAAVAGLGVAIAPEPLVAEDLKAGRLVAPWGFSETPAQLALWLPKRAADGRARQLAQWLKAELHQTDQSPRLNSR, from the coding sequence ATGAGCCACGACCTTCCCCCGCTCAACGCCCTTCGCGCCTTTGAAGCCACGGCACGGCTGAACAGCGTCAGTCAGGCTGCCGAACAGCTGCACGTCACTCATGGTGCGGTCAGCCGACAACTCAAGGTGCTCGAAGAACACCTCGGTGTGAGCCTGTTCATCAAGGATGGACGCGGCTTGAAACTCACAGATGCCGGCGTGCGTTTGCGCGATGCCAGCGGTGAGGCCTTTGAACGTCTACGCACGGTTTGCGCAGAGCTGACCCAAAGCACCGCTGACGCTCCATTTGTTTTGGGTTGCTCGGGCAGTTTGTTGGCGCGCTGGTTTATTCCACGCCTGGGACGACTGAACGCGGACTTGCCCGACCTGCGCCTGCACCTGTCGGCCGGGGAAGGCGATCTCGATCCGCGACGGCCGGGGCTCGATGCCCTGCTGGTGTTTGCCGAGCCGCCATGGCCGGCGGACATGCAAGTCTATGAGTTGGCCAGCGAACGAATCGGCCCGGTGATGAGCCCGCGTTTCGCGGGTTATGAAAGGCTGCAAGCTGCGCAGGCCACAGCGTTATTGAACGAACCCTTGCTGCACACTACCTCGCGCCCACAGGCTTGGCCGAGCTGGGCACAGCAAAGTGGCCTCGACGCCAAGGCGTTGAAGTACGGTCAAAGTTTCGAGCATTTGTATTATTTGCTGGAAGCAGCCGTAGCGGGGCTGGGGGTGGCGATTGCGCCTGAGCCGCTGGTGGCTGAGGACTTGAAGGCCGGTCGCCTGGTTGCGCCTTGGGGATTCAGTGAAACCCCGGCGCAACTGGCCTTGTGGCTACCCAAGCGCGCCGCGGACGGGCGCGCTCGACAGTTGGCGCAGTGGCTCAAGGCCGAGCTGCACCAAACCGATCAGTCGCCGCGCTTGAACAGCAGATAA
- a CDS encoding PA0061/PA0062 family lipoprotein gives MRKLMLTGGLLMLTGCAGFGLPHHDPSQAWIELDSQQEDTALQALEVDDKASTDKRYFEVHPGRHELTVRYQFAVQPTNIGPDAEPLWRDCQLNVKFNDFNAGERYQLQAGNIGFRPWAKLYDQQRKVIGQGTPAGCQSS, from the coding sequence ATGCGCAAATTGATGCTGACGGGAGGCTTGTTGATGCTGACCGGCTGTGCCGGTTTCGGTTTACCTCACCATGATCCGTCGCAAGCATGGATCGAACTGGACTCACAGCAAGAAGACACCGCCCTGCAAGCGCTGGAAGTCGATGACAAGGCCTCTACCGACAAGCGGTATTTCGAGGTGCATCCGGGCCGTCATGAGCTGACGGTGCGCTACCAGTTTGCGGTCCAGCCCACCAACATCGGCCCCGACGCCGAGCCGCTGTGGCGTGACTGCCAGTTAAACGTGAAATTCAACGACTTCAATGCCGGTGAGCGATATCAGCTGCAAGCGGGGAATATCGGCTTCCGGCCATGGGCAAAGCTCTATGATCAACAGCGAAAAGTGATTGGCCAAGGCACGCCGGCTGGCTGCCAAAGCAGCTGA
- a CDS encoding REP-associated tyrosine transposase, translating into MTELKHAHRLRTGRYSEPGQIYLLTAVVLNRQPLFHDFKSGRLVVDALKTAEQEGFATSLAWVVMPDHFHWLIELQNIQLPSLMARTKSRIAVTLNRSAGRQGPVWQHGYHDRAIRKEEDLQAVARYIVANPLRAGLVERVGDYPLWDAIWL; encoded by the coding sequence ATGACAGAGCTAAAACATGCTCATCGATTGCGCACCGGCCGATATTCGGAGCCCGGACAGATTTACCTCCTGACAGCCGTCGTTTTGAACCGGCAACCGTTATTCCATGACTTCAAGAGTGGGCGACTGGTAGTCGATGCCCTGAAAACTGCTGAGCAGGAAGGGTTTGCGACGTCACTGGCCTGGGTCGTCATGCCCGATCATTTCCATTGGCTGATCGAGTTACAGAATATTCAGTTACCCAGTTTGATGGCTCGAACCAAATCACGCATCGCAGTAACGCTTAATCGCTCGGCAGGACGCCAAGGTCCGGTTTGGCAACATGGTTATCACGATCGCGCCATTCGTAAGGAAGAAGATCTACAGGCAGTTGCTCGCTACATCGTCGCCAATCCGTTGCGAGCTGGCTTGGTCGAGAGGGTAGGGGATTATCCGCTATGGGACGCGATCTGGTTGTGA
- a CDS encoding DUF1161 domain-containing protein — protein MKRFALAIIGCTLATSALAAPKSCEELKAEIEAKIQANNVSSYTLEIVTNDEVHDQNMVVGSCENGTKKIIYQKNDR, from the coding sequence ATGAAACGTTTTGCCTTGGCGATTATCGGTTGCACGCTGGCCACTTCGGCCCTGGCGGCACCGAAATCCTGTGAAGAACTCAAGGCCGAGATCGAGGCCAAGATCCAGGCCAATAACGTCTCGTCCTACACCCTGGAAATCGTCACCAATGACGAAGTCCACGATCAGAACATGGTCGTCGGCAGCTGCGAAAACGGCACAAAGAAAATCATCTACCAGAAAAACGACCGCTGA
- a CDS encoding HAD family hydrolase → MHYQTVLFDLDGTLTDPREGITRSIQFALSKLGIDEPDLTKLEHFIGPPLLQAFMQFYDFDEPKAWEAVNFYRERFKVTGLYENRVFDGVTPLLETLGGQGRQLFIATSKPWVFAREIARHFDFARHFKVIYGSELDGTRTNKVELIAYLMAEEGLDPANTLMIGDRKHDLIGARSNGLDAVAVGYGFGSPEELSAEAPAYHFETLEEMHQAFLRR, encoded by the coding sequence ATGCATTACCAAACCGTTTTGTTTGATCTCGATGGGACCCTGACCGACCCGCGCGAGGGCATCACCCGTTCGATCCAGTTCGCCCTGAGCAAACTGGGGATCGATGAACCCGACCTGACCAAGCTCGAACACTTCATCGGCCCGCCGTTGTTGCAGGCGTTCATGCAGTTCTACGACTTCGACGAGCCCAAGGCCTGGGAAGCGGTGAATTTCTACCGCGAACGCTTCAAGGTCACAGGCCTGTACGAGAACCGTGTGTTCGACGGCGTCACACCGCTGCTGGAAACCCTCGGCGGGCAAGGGCGACAGTTGTTCATCGCAACCTCAAAGCCGTGGGTGTTCGCCCGGGAAATCGCCCGGCACTTCGACTTCGCCAGGCACTTCAAGGTGATTTACGGTAGCGAACTGGACGGGACACGCACCAACAAAGTCGAGTTGATTGCCTACCTGATGGCCGAAGAAGGCCTGGACCCGGCCAACACCCTGATGATCGGCGACCGCAAACACGACCTGATCGGCGCGCGCAGCAATGGGCTGGATGCGGTGGCGGTCGGTTATGGGTTTGGCAGCCCGGAAGAATTGAGCGCAGAAGCACCGGCCTATCACTTTGAGACGCTGGAAGAGATGCATCAGGCGTTTTTGCGGCGTTGA
- a CDS encoding dodecin → MTDHHTYKKVELVGSSTSSIEDAINNALAEANKSIKHLEWFEVTETRGHIKDGKAAHFQVTLKVGFRIASS, encoded by the coding sequence ATGACTGACCATCACACCTACAAGAAAGTCGAATTGGTTGGCTCGTCCACCAGCAGCATTGAGGACGCCATCAATAACGCGCTGGCCGAAGCCAATAAGAGCATCAAGCACCTGGAATGGTTTGAAGTGACCGAAACCCGCGGGCACATCAAGGATGGCAAGGCCGCTCACTTTCAGGTGACGCTCAAAGTCGGGTTCCGGATTGCCAGCAGCTGA
- a CDS encoding anti-virulence regulator CigR family protein — translation MKMPKRLIASLGVLMLSATPLLHASADQRDDHDRGGPPQGHYDNRGDNHGDDHRGPQDNHRGGPPPRDFGPVRQTIHDNHGYFVRGAPPPPGVHLVRGRPLPHGYYGERLDNRALGRLPHYPGYEWRRAGGDIVLIAVGTGIVYEILEGVL, via the coding sequence ATGAAAATGCCGAAACGTCTGATTGCCAGCCTGGGCGTGCTGATGCTCAGTGCCACGCCGCTGCTGCATGCGAGCGCCGATCAGCGCGACGATCACGACCGCGGCGGCCCGCCGCAGGGCCATTACGATAACCGTGGTGACAACCATGGCGATGACCACCGTGGCCCGCAGGACAATCATCGCGGCGGCCCTCCGCCACGGGACTTCGGCCCGGTGCGCCAGACTATTCACGATAACCACGGCTATTTTGTACGCGGGGCACCCCCTCCTCCAGGTGTTCATCTGGTGCGTGGTCGACCATTGCCTCACGGCTATTACGGTGAGCGTCTGGATAATCGTGCCTTGGGGCGGCTGCCGCATTACCCGGGCTACGAATGGCGCCGTGCAGGGGGCGACATTGTGCTGATCGCCGTGGGCACCGGGATCGTCTATGAAATTCTGGAAGGGGTGCTTTGA